One window of Microbispora sp. ZYX-F-249 genomic DNA carries:
- a CDS encoding N-acetyltransferase — protein sequence MDLQITTLAERPELEPQLWTMPHSWPVFMKQDQASDLFYPIVSAQYAEFALVAVDRTDPGTVVARAFSVPFVLGGDELPDDGWDGVLWRAAEARRRGSSPDVVSALEITIRPDLQGKGLSAVMLDALRAQAARLGFSELIAPVRPNGKHLRPRTPMADYAALRREDGLPVDPWLRVHVRAGGVIDKIARRSMVVAGTLEEWRDWTGLPFHRTGDVEVPGALVPVHCDADHGFAVYVEPNVWVRHSLH from the coding sequence ATGGACCTGCAGATCACCACGCTGGCGGAGCGTCCCGAACTGGAGCCGCAGCTGTGGACCATGCCCCACAGCTGGCCGGTCTTCATGAAGCAGGACCAGGCCTCCGACCTGTTCTATCCGATCGTGAGCGCCCAGTATGCGGAGTTCGCGCTGGTCGCCGTGGACAGAACCGATCCCGGCACCGTCGTGGCGCGCGCCTTCTCCGTGCCCTTCGTCCTCGGAGGCGACGAGCTGCCCGACGACGGCTGGGACGGCGTGCTCTGGCGCGCCGCAGAGGCACGGCGACGCGGCAGCTCCCCCGACGTGGTCTCGGCACTGGAGATCACGATCAGGCCCGACCTGCAGGGTAAGGGCCTTTCCGCCGTCATGCTCGACGCCCTGCGCGCCCAAGCCGCCCGGCTCGGCTTCAGCGAGCTAATCGCCCCCGTGCGTCCCAACGGGAAGCACCTCCGGCCCCGCACCCCGATGGCCGACTATGCCGCGCTTCGCCGGGAGGACGGCCTGCCGGTCGATCCCTGGTTGCGCGTGCACGTACGCGCCGGTGGGGTGATCGACAAGATCGCCCGGCGGTCCATGGTGGTGGCCGGCACCCTCGAGGAGTGGCGAGACTGGACCGGCCTTCCGTTCCACCGAACCGGCGACGTAGAGGTCCCGGGGGCGCTGGTGCCCGTCCACTGCGACGCCGACCACGGCTTCGCGGTGTACGTCGAACCCAACGTCTGGGTGCGCCACTCGCTCCATTAG
- a CDS encoding VOC family protein, which yields MTCHPVALCFDAHDPLRLARFWAGVLGWERAEDDIALLPNDDTGFRIRFLPTEEPKTVQNRAHFDLTSTSLEDQQRTVARALELGGRHIDVGQSPEDDHVVLADPEGNEFCVIGPDNKFLADCGFIGAVSCDGTQEAGYFWSEALGWPLVWDQDQETAIRSPHGGPKITWGGPPLMPKPGKNRLHFDIAPPSDGDQQAEVDRLVSLGAKRIDIGQGEVAWVVMADPDGNEFCVLPPR from the coding sequence ATGACCTGTCATCCCGTCGCGCTCTGCTTCGACGCGCATGACCCGCTCCGTCTCGCGCGCTTCTGGGCCGGTGTCCTGGGCTGGGAGAGGGCCGAGGACGACATCGCGCTCCTGCCGAACGACGACACCGGGTTCCGGATTCGATTCCTGCCGACCGAGGAGCCGAAGACCGTCCAGAACCGCGCGCACTTCGATCTGACGAGCACGTCCCTCGAAGACCAGCAGCGGACGGTGGCGAGGGCGCTCGAACTCGGTGGCCGGCACATCGACGTCGGGCAGAGCCCGGAGGACGATCACGTCGTGCTCGCGGACCCCGAAGGCAACGAGTTCTGCGTCATCGGGCCGGACAACAAGTTCCTCGCCGACTGCGGATTCATCGGTGCGGTCTCCTGCGACGGTACGCAGGAGGCCGGGTATTTCTGGAGCGAGGCGCTGGGCTGGCCGCTGGTCTGGGACCAGGACCAGGAGACCGCGATCCGCTCGCCGCACGGCGGCCCGAAGATCACCTGGGGTGGTCCGCCGCTGATGCCGAAGCCCGGGAAGAACCGGCTGCATTTCGACATCGCCCCACCCTCCGACGGTGACCAGCAAGCGGAGGTCGACCGCCTCGTCTCCCTGGGGGCGAAGCGCATCGACATCGGTCAGGGCGAGGTCGCCTGGGTGGTCATGGCCGACCCCGACGGCAACGAGTTCTGCGTGCTGCCCCCGCGGTAG
- a CDS encoding FadR/GntR family transcriptional regulator: MGLIDQAAERFREEVVSGRWPVGEQIPTEAALVAEFGIGRNTVREALQSLVHAGLLRREQGRGTFVISSSELTGTLERQLAGGTRRHYLELRLALDSAAASLAALNRSDADVELLRELRDRREATWSTDDLDLRASADLALHQAIVAATHNPLYVKLYSSMLDVFAAHMRDEKSEDEDAAHRHHHELVEAIADGDADRAAAKVVSIFKLFTH, translated from the coding sequence GTGGGACTCATCGACCAGGCTGCCGAGCGCTTCCGCGAGGAGGTGGTCTCTGGACGCTGGCCGGTCGGTGAGCAGATACCGACCGAGGCCGCACTGGTGGCGGAGTTCGGGATCGGCCGGAACACGGTGCGCGAGGCGCTGCAGTCGCTGGTGCACGCAGGTCTGCTGCGCCGTGAACAGGGCCGCGGCACCTTCGTCATCTCCAGCTCCGAGTTGACAGGCACTCTTGAACGTCAGCTCGCCGGTGGCACCCGTCGCCACTACCTGGAACTACGCCTTGCCCTTGACAGCGCCGCGGCGTCACTGGCCGCGCTGAACCGCTCAGATGCCGACGTCGAGCTGCTGCGCGAGCTGCGCGACCGTCGCGAAGCGACCTGGTCGACCGATGATCTCGACCTGCGAGCGAGCGCGGACCTCGCCCTGCACCAGGCGATCGTGGCAGCGACGCACAACCCTCTCTACGTCAAGCTGTACTCCAGCATGCTCGACGTCTTCGCTGCCCACATGCGCGACGAGAAGAGCGAGGACGAGGACGCGGCACACCGCCACCACCACGAGCTGGTCGAGGCGATCGCGGACGGGGACGCCGACCGTGCCGCCGCGAAGGTGGTCTCCATCTTCAAACTCTTCACGCACTGA
- a CDS encoding saccharopine dehydrogenase family protein produces MRVLLVGAGGVGTAITRIAARRSFFDHMVVTDYDLSRAEAAVAALGEAGARFSARRVDASDEAAVAALLAEHRCDVLLNATDPRFVMPLFRAALSAGAHYLDMAMSLSRPDPERPHEVCGVKLGDAQFEMAAEWEKAGRLALAGMGVEPGLSDVFARYAADELFDHIEEIGIRDGADLTVDGYDFAPSFSIWTTIEECLNPPVVYEAGRGWFTTPPFSEPEVFDFPEGIGPVECVNVEHEEVLLVPRWVDAGRVTFKYGLGTEFIDTLRTLHLLGLDRTEPVEVVAEGGATVKVSPRDVVAACLPDPATLGDRMRGKTCAGTWVKGTKDGGPREVYLYHVVDNEWSMREYGSQAVVWQTAVNPVVALELMATGVWSGAGVLGPEALPPRPFLDLLTEYGSPWGMREQ; encoded by the coding sequence ATGCGTGTTCTGCTCGTCGGCGCCGGTGGGGTGGGTACGGCGATCACCCGGATCGCGGCCCGCCGGTCCTTCTTCGACCACATGGTCGTGACCGACTACGACCTGTCCCGCGCGGAGGCGGCGGTCGCCGCGCTGGGGGAGGCGGGCGCGCGCTTCAGCGCCCGGCGGGTGGACGCGAGCGACGAGGCCGCGGTGGCGGCGCTGCTGGCCGAGCACCGCTGCGACGTCCTGCTCAACGCCACCGACCCGCGGTTCGTGATGCCGCTGTTCCGGGCGGCGCTGTCGGCCGGAGCGCACTACCTGGACATGGCGATGTCGCTGTCGCGGCCCGACCCGGAGCGCCCGCACGAGGTGTGCGGGGTCAAGCTGGGGGACGCCCAGTTCGAGATGGCCGCCGAATGGGAGAAGGCGGGCAGGCTCGCGCTGGCCGGCATGGGGGTGGAGCCGGGGCTGTCGGACGTCTTCGCCCGCTACGCCGCCGACGAGCTCTTCGACCACATCGAGGAGATCGGCATCCGCGACGGCGCCGACCTCACCGTCGACGGGTACGACTTCGCGCCGTCCTTCAGCATCTGGACCACGATCGAGGAGTGTCTCAACCCCCCGGTCGTGTACGAGGCCGGCCGGGGCTGGTTCACCACCCCGCCCTTCAGCGAGCCGGAGGTGTTCGACTTCCCCGAGGGCATCGGCCCGGTCGAGTGCGTCAACGTGGAGCACGAGGAGGTCCTGCTCGTGCCGCGCTGGGTCGACGCCGGGCGGGTGACCTTCAAGTACGGGCTGGGCACGGAGTTCATCGACACGCTGCGGACCCTGCACCTGCTGGGCCTGGACCGGACCGAACCGGTCGAGGTCGTCGCCGAGGGCGGCGCCACCGTCAAGGTCTCCCCGCGTGACGTGGTCGCGGCGTGCCTGCCCGACCCGGCGACCCTCGGGGATCGCATGCGCGGCAAGACGTGTGCGGGCACCTGGGTCAAGGGCACCAAGGACGGCGGCCCGCGCGAGGTCTACCTGTATCACGTGGTCGACAACGAGTGGTCCATGCGCGAGTACGGCTCGCAGGCGGTGGTATGGCAGACCGCCGTCAACCCGGTCGTTGCCCTCGAACTGATGGCCACCGGCGTCTGGTCCGGGGCCGGCGTCCTCGGCCCGGAGGCCCTGCCGCCCCGGCCCTTCCTCGACCTGCTCACGGAGTACGGCTCTCCCTGGGGCATGCGCGAGCAGTGA
- a CDS encoding ABC transporter ATP-binding protein — MIELRQLTKRYGEVAVVDGLSFDVRPGVVTGFLGPNGAGKTSTMRMILGLDRPTSGSATIGGRRYADLPVPLREVGALLDAHAVHPRRTAVDHLLSLAYGNGIGRRRVEEALGLVGLADVAGRRPGGFSLGMKQRLGIAVALLGDPPVVLLDEPVNGLDPEGIRWIRTLTRSLASEGRTVLLSSHLMSEMALTADHLVVIGRGRLIADTGLDAFVRSAARQAVLVRTPDAPRLASLLREAGAAVRPGADGGLTVTGMSGAEVGGLAGAHGIVLHELTPWRASLEEAYLELTGDSVEFAASPAGAVS, encoded by the coding sequence ATGATTGAGTTGCGGCAACTGACCAAGAGGTACGGCGAGGTCGCCGTCGTGGACGGCCTCAGCTTCGACGTACGGCCGGGCGTCGTCACCGGCTTCCTCGGGCCGAACGGCGCGGGCAAGACGAGCACGATGCGGATGATCCTCGGGCTCGACAGGCCGACGAGCGGGAGCGCGACGATCGGAGGGCGGCGCTACGCCGACCTGCCCGTGCCCCTGCGGGAGGTGGGGGCACTGCTCGACGCGCACGCCGTGCATCCGCGCAGGACCGCGGTCGACCACCTGCTCTCCCTCGCGTACGGCAACGGCATCGGACGGCGCCGGGTCGAGGAGGCGCTCGGGCTCGTCGGCCTGGCCGACGTGGCGGGGCGTCGCCCCGGCGGCTTCTCCCTGGGCATGAAACAGCGGCTCGGCATCGCGGTGGCCCTGCTCGGCGACCCCCCGGTGGTGCTGCTCGACGAACCCGTGAACGGGCTCGACCCCGAGGGCATCCGATGGATCCGCACGCTGACGCGGAGCCTGGCCTCCGAGGGCCGGACCGTCCTGCTGTCCAGCCACCTGATGAGCGAGATGGCCCTCACCGCCGACCATCTCGTCGTCATCGGCCGCGGGCGGCTGATCGCCGACACGGGGCTGGACGCCTTCGTCCGCTCGGCAGCGCGGCAGGCGGTGCTCGTGCGCACTCCCGACGCGCCGCGGCTCGCCTCCCTGCTCCGGGAGGCCGGCGCCGCCGTACGGCCCGGCGCCGACGGCGGCCTGACGGTGACCGGGATGTCCGGCGCCGAGGTCGGAGGGCTCGCCGGCGCCCACGGAATCGTCCTGCACGAGCTCACGCCGTGGCGGGCCTCCTTGGAGGAGGCCTACCTGGAGCTCACCGGCGACAGCGTCGAGTTCGCCGCGAGTCCCGCCGGAGCCGTCTCATGA
- a CDS encoding MFS transporter: protein MTSLSLPLVSSNRGRLTLWAGLAIALTAVNLRTAVTGFTPLLEIIGSDLGFGVALAGLLGTVPAASFAVFGFLAPAVTRKFGLERTATVALGLTTLSLLMRAFSPTPSLLVLATVLALAGIGAANVVIVPLVKAWFADRLALATSLYLILLQAGQFIAPLLAVPLTEATSWRLSVGIWAGPAAVAGVVWLVLALRLPADHHAPATATATGAGPRISRSSTVWGLLILFAMMSLSNYGIITWVPAVLTDAGGSAALGGSMVALYSAWGMLAALVVPHLATRMTNPFIVVVGCAVFLTAGYLGLLLSPLDGTLVWVCALGIGVSTFPLCMTLINRRTKSPQTASAVSGFVQGIGYGLACLGPIGLGLLREATGSWSIPLLVLAASAVPGVIAGWFACRPRYVEDSAPQPMTRDADQQPRR from the coding sequence GTGACATCGCTCTCCTTACCGCTCGTTTCGTCGAACCGTGGGCGCCTGACCTTGTGGGCGGGGCTCGCCATCGCCCTGACAGCGGTCAACCTGCGAACGGCCGTGACCGGGTTCACTCCGCTCCTGGAGATCATCGGATCCGATCTCGGCTTCGGGGTGGCACTGGCCGGCCTGCTCGGCACCGTGCCGGCGGCGTCCTTCGCCGTCTTCGGGTTTCTCGCCCCGGCGGTGACGAGGAAGTTCGGACTCGAGCGCACGGCCACTGTGGCGCTGGGCCTGACGACTCTGTCGCTCCTGATGCGCGCCTTCTCGCCAACGCCCTCGTTGCTGGTGCTTGCGACCGTGCTGGCACTGGCCGGAATCGGAGCCGCGAATGTCGTGATCGTTCCGTTGGTGAAGGCCTGGTTCGCCGATCGGCTGGCCCTGGCGACCTCGCTTTACCTGATCCTCCTGCAGGCGGGCCAGTTCATCGCCCCGCTTCTCGCGGTCCCGCTCACAGAAGCGACGTCGTGGCGGCTCTCGGTAGGCATCTGGGCGGGACCGGCTGCCGTGGCTGGTGTGGTCTGGCTCGTCCTGGCACTCAGGCTGCCCGCCGATCACCACGCGCCCGCGACCGCGACGGCGACCGGTGCGGGACCGAGGATCAGCCGGTCGTCGACCGTCTGGGGCCTGCTGATCCTCTTCGCGATGATGTCGCTGTCCAACTACGGGATCATCACCTGGGTCCCGGCAGTGCTCACCGACGCAGGAGGCAGCGCGGCCCTGGGCGGCTCCATGGTCGCGCTCTACTCGGCCTGGGGCATGCTCGCGGCCTTGGTGGTTCCCCACCTGGCCACGCGCATGACGAACCCGTTCATCGTGGTCGTCGGGTGCGCGGTCTTCCTGACTGCGGGATACCTGGGCCTGCTCCTGTCCCCGCTCGACGGCACGCTGGTGTGGGTGTGCGCGCTGGGAATCGGGGTGAGCACCTTCCCGCTCTGCATGACCCTCATCAACCGTCGAACCAAGAGCCCGCAGACAGCCTCCGCCGTGTCGGGCTTCGTTCAGGGCATCGGCTATGGGCTGGCGTGCCTTGGCCCGATCGGTCTGGGCCTGCTGCGCGAGGCGACCGGTTCATGGTCGATCCCGCTCCTGGTGCTCGCTGCCAGCGCCGTCCCCGGGGTGATCGCCGGCTGGTTCGCCTGCCGTCCTCGCTACGTGGAGGACTCCGCGCCACAGCCGATGACGCGCGACGCCGACCAGCAGCCGCGACGATAA
- a CDS encoding sensor histidine kinase, whose amino-acid sequence MTSLRHLRDCLSDLDELERSVKHGLDSMCGKLYRAIDWQRRFEADVSHELRTPIAGLRAQLEEARLHPGDIDVDDLLERALNDVERLQALVDDLYLLARLQAAAQPTEPALVDLGQLVQSELAQRTDRLDVKVRADPGVVVRGLDARLRRMLSELLDNAQRHAKTRVIVQVQRTTDTAELVVADDGDGIREEDRERVFDRFTRLDAARSRDRGGTGLGLAIVRNIAYGHEGQVHVERSPAGGAAFVVRLPLA is encoded by the coding sequence GTGACATCGCTCCGCCACCTCCGTGACTGCCTCAGCGACCTCGATGAGCTGGAGCGCAGCGTGAAGCACGGCCTCGACAGCATGTGCGGCAAGCTGTATCGGGCCATCGACTGGCAGCGACGGTTCGAGGCCGACGTGTCCCACGAGCTGCGCACTCCGATCGCGGGGCTGCGGGCACAGCTGGAGGAGGCCCGGCTGCATCCCGGCGACATCGATGTGGACGACCTGCTCGAACGGGCGCTCAACGACGTGGAGCGGCTGCAGGCGCTGGTCGACGATCTCTACCTGCTGGCCCGGCTCCAGGCGGCCGCGCAGCCGACGGAGCCGGCCCTGGTGGACCTCGGGCAGCTCGTGCAGAGCGAGCTGGCTCAGCGTACCGACAGGCTCGACGTCAAGGTGCGGGCCGACCCCGGGGTCGTGGTCCGCGGCCTGGACGCCCGGCTCCGGCGGATGCTCTCCGAGCTGCTCGACAACGCGCAGAGACACGCCAAAACCCGCGTGATCGTCCAGGTCCAGCGTACGACCGACACCGCGGAGCTCGTCGTCGCCGACGACGGCGACGGGATCCGGGAGGAGGACCGCGAGCGGGTTTTCGACCGCTTCACCCGTCTCGACGCCGCCCGCTCCCGCGACCGCGGCGGAACCGGCCTCGGCCTGGCCATCGTGCGGAACATCGCCTACGGCCACGAGGGTCAGGTGCACGTCGAGCGGTCGCCGGCCGGCGGCGCGGCCTTCGTCGTCCGGCTGCCCCTGGCCTGA
- a CDS encoding TetR/AcrR family transcriptional regulator has protein sequence MPKPVVPEPARRRRRPTKNGVVLSEDLIVRTALRMLREHGSAGLTVRRLGIALGADPSTLYRYFAGIDDLTLAIGDMLIGRAMAGWRRTGDWRADLRELGLLIHAAYLEHPQAAVLTASRISGKSHEIAADEAILGLLRDAGFPDREAVRVYHTFIDMTLAFAALDAAALALPEQARRADEEIWQATYARLPAATHPNIAAVAPLLIADMNDSAYPAALDMLLDSAVSRLGAASGHS, from the coding sequence GTGCCCAAGCCCGTGGTTCCGGAGCCGGCCCGCAGGCGGCGTCGCCCCACGAAGAACGGGGTGGTCCTCTCGGAGGACCTGATCGTGCGGACCGCGCTGCGCATGCTGCGCGAGCACGGCTCCGCCGGATTGACCGTACGGCGGCTCGGCATCGCCCTGGGCGCCGATCCCAGCACGCTCTACCGCTACTTCGCCGGAATCGACGACCTGACTCTGGCCATCGGCGACATGCTCATCGGGCGTGCCATGGCCGGCTGGCGCCGCACCGGCGACTGGCGCGCCGACCTACGCGAACTGGGCCTGCTCATCCACGCCGCCTACCTCGAACACCCCCAGGCCGCGGTGCTGACCGCCAGCCGCATCAGCGGCAAGTCCCACGAGATCGCGGCCGACGAGGCGATCCTCGGACTACTGCGGGACGCCGGGTTCCCCGACCGTGAGGCGGTCCGCGTCTACCACACCTTCATCGACATGACGCTGGCCTTCGCCGCGCTGGACGCGGCCGCCCTCGCGCTGCCGGAACAGGCGCGCAGGGCGGACGAGGAGATCTGGCAGGCGACCTACGCCCGCCTGCCCGCGGCCACTCACCCCAACATCGCGGCGGTGGCGCCTCTGCTGATCGCCGATATGAACGACAGCGCCTACCCCGCCGCGCTCGACATGCTGCTCGACAGCGCCGTGTCCCGCCTCGGCGCCGCCTCCGGACACTCCTGA
- a CDS encoding type II toxin-antitoxin system PemK/MazF family toxin, whose amino-acid sequence MIWVVSAVAVLVVLGALGVAGRLPGIPSRRSTPRPSGGGRTVDRRPGGRGGEQARPAGRGTGGTTRPGTRPGSGAGPGTRRGSAGHAPGTGGGRRATGGDAGGRGGAATQAGPRPGEIWWADVPYEDGPGHKVRPCVVLRTYRGGAEVLKITSQDRRDRDDHVEIPTRTWDPDADHNSFLDLTGPVRVPVADFQDRAGTLDARIWRQVCRLHDITPN is encoded by the coding sequence ATGATCTGGGTGGTATCGGCGGTGGCCGTGCTGGTCGTGTTGGGGGCGCTCGGCGTGGCCGGCCGCCTGCCGGGAATCCCGTCCCGGCGGTCCACGCCGCGTCCCTCGGGGGGCGGCCGCACCGTTGACCGCCGCCCCGGGGGCCGCGGCGGCGAGCAGGCACGGCCCGCGGGACGAGGCACGGGCGGGACCACGCGGCCGGGCACCAGGCCCGGGAGCGGCGCCGGCCCCGGCACGAGGCGCGGCTCCGCCGGCCACGCCCCCGGGACCGGTGGCGGCCGCCGGGCGACGGGCGGCGACGCGGGCGGGCGCGGCGGTGCGGCCACCCAGGCCGGACCGCGTCCCGGTGAGATCTGGTGGGCAGACGTCCCCTACGAGGACGGGCCGGGCCACAAGGTGCGACCGTGCGTGGTGCTCAGGACCTACCGGGGCGGCGCCGAGGTCCTGAAGATCACGAGCCAGGATCGCCGCGACCGCGACGACCACGTGGAGATCCCCACCCGTACGTGGGATCCCGACGCCGACCACAACAGCTTCCTCGACCTCACCGGGCCGGTCCGCGTCCCCGTCGCCGACTTCCAGGACAGGGCGGGCACGCTCGACGCGCGCATTTGGCGGCAGGTCTGCCGCCTCCACGACATCACCCCGAACTGA
- a CDS encoding YiaA/YiaB family inner membrane protein has translation MTQPVKTSTTTAFYVQAVLSFAISLAGLAAGILYLPVTTWVRSFLALGLMYVVTSTFTLAKCVRDRQEESTVVSRVDQARLDKLLAEHDPFRTD, from the coding sequence ATGACGCAACCGGTGAAAACCTCGACGACAACGGCCTTCTACGTCCAGGCCGTGCTCTCGTTCGCGATCTCCCTCGCGGGCCTGGCCGCCGGCATCCTCTACCTTCCGGTCACGACCTGGGTGCGCTCCTTTCTCGCCCTCGGGCTGATGTACGTGGTGACCTCGACGTTCACGCTGGCCAAATGCGTACGCGACCGGCAGGAGGAGTCGACCGTCGTCAGCCGGGTGGACCAGGCCCGGCTCGACAAACTCCTCGCCGAGCACGACCCCTTCCGGACCGACTGA
- a CDS encoding NAD-dependent epimerase/dehydratase family protein encodes MKILVIGGSVFLGRAIVEEALRRGHEVTTFNRGRSGTDLPGVEAVRGDREVAGDLRRLADGRQWDAVVDVCGFVPRVVLESVRTLSGHAAHYTFISSISAYRDWPGKQGVDETFPLFDCPPDADAEFGDYGVLKAGCERAVEQHFDGGALVIQPGLILGPHENVGRLPWWLTRISRGGRVLTPGDPDRPMQLIDARDIAAFTLDQMARGTTGRYMTGGVRGNATFGGWLNDCAEVTGSDAEFVWVGDRFLLDQGVQQWTELPLWSAAGESEGVWTHSSAKAIAAGLTCRPVRETVRDTWEWLKDIPEERRSFGGVRLSHGIDPEKEARILAAWDARS; translated from the coding sequence ATGAAAATTCTGGTCATCGGCGGTTCGGTGTTCCTCGGACGCGCCATCGTGGAGGAGGCGCTGCGGCGCGGTCACGAGGTCACGACCTTCAACCGCGGCAGGAGCGGGACCGACCTGCCGGGGGTGGAGGCGGTCCGCGGCGACCGTGAGGTCGCCGGCGACCTGCGGCGGCTCGCGGACGGCAGGCAGTGGGACGCAGTGGTCGACGTGTGCGGGTTCGTCCCCCGCGTGGTCCTGGAGTCGGTACGCACGCTGTCGGGGCACGCCGCGCACTACACGTTCATCTCCAGCATCTCCGCCTACCGGGACTGGCCCGGCAAGCAGGGGGTCGACGAGACCTTCCCGCTGTTCGACTGCCCGCCGGACGCGGACGCCGAGTTCGGCGACTACGGCGTGCTGAAGGCCGGCTGCGAGCGGGCGGTCGAGCAGCACTTCGACGGCGGCGCCCTGGTCATCCAGCCCGGCCTGATCCTCGGGCCGCACGAGAACGTGGGCCGGCTGCCCTGGTGGCTCACCCGGATCTCCCGGGGTGGGCGGGTGCTCACCCCCGGCGACCCGGACCGGCCGATGCAGCTCATCGACGCCCGTGACATCGCGGCCTTCACCCTGGACCAGATGGCGAGGGGAACGACCGGCCGCTACATGACCGGCGGGGTGCGGGGGAACGCCACCTTCGGCGGCTGGCTGAACGACTGCGCGGAGGTCACCGGGTCCGACGCGGAGTTCGTCTGGGTCGGCGACCGGTTCCTGCTCGACCAGGGCGTGCAGCAGTGGACCGAGCTTCCCCTGTGGTCGGCCGCCGGGGAGAGCGAGGGCGTGTGGACCCACTCCTCGGCGAAGGCCATCGCCGCGGGTCTCACCTGCAGACCGGTACGGGAGACCGTGCGCGACACCTGGGAGTGGCTGAAGGACATCCCCGAGGAGCGGCGCAGCTTCGGCGGCGTCCGGCTGAGCCACGGCATCGACCCGGAGAAGGAGGCGCGCATCCTCGCCGCGTGGGACGCCCGCTCCTGA
- a CDS encoding TetR/AcrR family transcriptional regulator, with translation MTGHENLWMRPERPARGPRPSFSRAALAEAAIRIADAEGLEAISMRRLAADLGAGTMSLYRYVTGKDEVFDLMLDTVVREYLPEDREPPDDWAEGLRLLAWQARRTMLRHPWLAPLAAGRAQVGPNSARLTETALGMLDGLGLSVDEMLTLVGAVFAYVNGYIQSELAEGEALRRSGLTLAQRLAQHLSYIQSLIATGDYPMLERMTKEGGRRYTGADDRFAYGLDRLLDGIAAGLPPRGDTEGPASPR, from the coding sequence ATGACGGGCCACGAGAACCTGTGGATGCGACCCGAGCGCCCGGCCCGGGGGCCGCGGCCGAGCTTCAGCCGTGCCGCTCTCGCGGAGGCCGCGATCAGGATCGCCGACGCCGAGGGGCTGGAGGCCATCTCCATGCGGCGGCTGGCCGCCGATCTCGGGGCGGGCACGATGTCCCTGTACCGCTACGTGACGGGCAAGGACGAGGTGTTCGACCTCATGCTCGACACCGTGGTGCGGGAGTACCTGCCGGAGGACCGGGAGCCGCCGGACGACTGGGCCGAGGGGCTTCGCCTGCTCGCCTGGCAGGCCCGGCGCACCATGCTCCGCCACCCGTGGCTCGCGCCGCTGGCGGCCGGCCGCGCGCAGGTCGGCCCGAACAGCGCACGCCTCACGGAGACCGCCCTCGGCATGCTCGACGGCCTCGGCCTGAGCGTCGACGAGATGCTGACCCTCGTCGGCGCGGTCTTCGCGTACGTGAACGGCTACATACAGAGCGAGCTGGCCGAGGGTGAGGCGCTCCGGCGGTCGGGGCTCACGCTGGCGCAGCGGCTGGCGCAGCATCTGTCCTACATCCAGTCGCTCATCGCGACGGGGGACTATCCCATGCTGGAACGGATGACGAAGGAGGGCGGGCGGCGCTACACCGGCGCCGACGACCGCTTCGCCTACGGCCTGGACCGGCTGCTCGACGGTATCGCCGCGGGGCTGCCGCCGCGCGGCGACACGGAAGGACCCGCGTCACCGCGCTGA
- the atpB gene encoding F0F1 ATP synthase subunit A, with product MPAILARDDFTAPGVELFDFPPLWPGAPYWLTKPVVLAAVGVVLLCALAWGAFARPSLVPRGLQHFGEYGYLFVRDQVARPFLGANAERWMPFLLSLFSVILLWNLLGVIPGVQFPVNSHIAFPVVFALVVYVIKLYLGFRHHGVGGYLKSLMFPPGLPKPVALVLYAPLELLYTFVTSPFTHAVRLFANMFAGHLLLAFFSAVGFWFLVEQPTVLGVPVGLLSVATAVVMTALEIFIQFLQALLFTMLAAMYIGDALNPDH from the coding sequence ATGCCCGCAATCCTCGCCAGGGACGACTTCACGGCTCCCGGTGTCGAGCTGTTCGACTTTCCGCCGCTCTGGCCGGGCGCGCCGTACTGGCTGACCAAGCCCGTGGTGCTGGCCGCGGTCGGCGTGGTCCTGCTGTGCGCGCTCGCGTGGGGCGCGTTCGCGCGGCCGTCGCTGGTCCCGCGCGGCCTGCAGCATTTCGGCGAGTACGGCTACCTGTTCGTCCGCGACCAGGTGGCCCGGCCGTTCCTCGGTGCGAACGCCGAGCGCTGGATGCCGTTCCTGCTCAGCCTCTTCTCGGTGATCCTGCTGTGGAACCTGTTGGGCGTGATCCCGGGAGTGCAGTTCCCGGTTAACTCCCACATCGCCTTCCCGGTGGTGTTCGCCCTGGTCGTGTACGTGATCAAGCTCTATCTCGGCTTCCGGCACCACGGGGTGGGCGGATATCTCAAGAGCCTGATGTTCCCGCCCGGCCTGCCGAAGCCGGTCGCACTGGTCCTGTACGCGCCGCTCGAACTGCTCTACACGTTCGTCACCTCGCCGTTCACGCACGCCGTCCGGTTGTTCGCGAACATGTTCGCGGGTCACCTGCTGCTGGCGTTCTTCAGCGCGGTGGGATTCTGGTTCCTCGTCGAGCAGCCCACGGTGCTCGGAGTCCCGGTGGGTCTGCTCAGCGTGGCCACGGCCGTCGTGATGACCGCCCTGGAGATATTCATCCAGTTCCTGCAGGCGCTGCTGTTCACCATGCTGGCGGCCATGTACATCGGCGACGCCCTGAACCCGGACCACTGA